TGTGCTGAGAGGAGGCGGGACCGGGGCCGAGGGAAGGTTGGTGGTGTACTCCGAGCTGCTGGCAATGTCGGACCACGCAGCTGGTCCACCACCAGGACGAATGACGGTGGAGAATAGTCGGTGGGCGCGGGCTCCACCAGTAGAACAGCGAGACAGCCTGCAGCGAGCGCACGACGTCTGGCTCGGCGTCATTGTAGAAGAGATTTCTCGCGCGCTCGTAGTAGGCTGCTGGGCCATCATGGGGAAGTACAGGCGGCTGAATGTGGCTCCCGACAATGGCGAGCGCATTGACGAGTAGCGGTGATTGAGAGAGCTCGTCAATCTCTAGTTGATCGCGGTCGAGAACTGGACACCACGGCGAGCAGTATTCAAGGTATGTTTCGATGAAGCTCTGCTGCAGGTCTGGGCTGGGAAGGTGTGGGACATCTGGCTGTCGCTGAGCAAGTAGGCGCTGCTCTTGGTTGCGTGCGTCGGCCTGGATCTCGAGCTCGTAGTATCGTGATGAGAAATCACGGCGTGTGTCCGTGTCATTAGTCCGGCAGGTTGCAGGGGAACAGCTCAGGTTGCCGCCAGGATGGTCAACAGGGGGGTTGAGGTGCGCATGCGTCAGTTGGGTTGAGTCTTCTGGGAGAGGACTGGGATTGTCAAAGCTCCAGGCCCACTGCGGCTCTGGCAAGGTTACATTCTCATCGGTGGTATCCTTCGCGCTGTCCTCTACAACCGGCTGTGCCTGCTCTATGCTGCCACTATTCAGAGGCGACAATGGATCACGCGTTCGCCGAGTCCTCCGCTTCGAGGGCCGCGTGCGACATTCTTTGCTGGCAGTCTCACAGTTAGTGCAGGTTCTGAGGCCCTGCCTAGAGCGCACTTGAAGGTCGCATCGGATCTACCACTTAGCCTGGCTTACATGTGGGAAggtgggaaaggaaaggtaCCTTTTTGCTGTGACAAATTATGCAGGCCAGCTCGGCCCGCTTTCGCTTTGGCTGATGGCCGGTAAATTGCAGCCAAGGCGTCGAGGTGACCATGATCGTGTCTCATGCAATCAGTAGATGTTAGGGTAAAATGTTGGGGGCATCGGCAATGAAAAGGTTTCGGCTGTCAGACGTGGGGATGCAGATCCGGGGTGCGGGGTTAACCTCCACGTCAAGATTAAGCCGTGTATTTGGCGTCGCCAAGGCCGGTAAGCAACCGGTATACAACCTTCCTCTCGGTTAGCCTAAAAGGGAAGGCCTGGTTACGACTCCCTGAGCTGGCAAGTAAGTGCGAGGAGGAATGCACCGTCGGAATCGACATCTCTCGTATAAAGTCGAGCCTgcagcttcttgcttttccaGACCATACATAGATTATACTCAAAAGATGGCTATTTCAACTGAACAGCTAGCCGCCAACGGCCACACGAATGGCCACACAAACGGCACGGCAACTCCGCTAGATTCCAGTTCAACATCAGAGAAACCAGTGCATCCGCGCTCCGTGCCTTTGAACAGAGAGTATGGCTACACTCCGCGCAAACTGCGCATCATAACCATCGGCGCTGGCTTCTCAGGACTTCTAATGGCCCATAAGATTCAACATCGCTTCAAAGAGCTAGAGGAGTACGTCACGCACACCATTTTTGAGATGAGGAAAGATATCGGGGGCACCTGGTTGGTCAACGACTATCCTGGAGTACAATGTGACGTCCCAGGTGTGTAAACCCTATCTTCCGGCCGAACAGTGCTAACAAAACGACAGCCCACATATACGCCTTTCCCTTTGACCCGAACCCGAACTGGACGAAGTTCTACGCCAGCGGTCCTGAAATTCAGGCGTACATCAAGAACACAGTCGCAAAATGGAATCTCGACCGGGATGTGCAGCTCAACACTCGCGTGGTCGGCGCCCGCTGGAACGAAAATGATGGGGTGTGGAAAGTCACTGTGGAACGCGACGGAGTACAGCGTGATGAGTTCGCAGAGATCCTGATATCGGGACAAGGGGTGTTATGCCACCCATCTTGGCCAACGATCCCTGGTCTCCGTCAATTCAAGGGCAAGGTTGTGCACTCGGCGGAGTGGGACCATGGGTTCGATTATTCCCACAAGCGCATTGCGGTCATAGGAAACGGATCCTCGGGAATTCAGATTACGCCGCAGATGGCGAACCTTCCTGGAACAGAGGTCGTGAACTTTGTCCGGGGCGGTGGTTGGATCTACTATCGTATCCCTCCGTCGAGGCATTTGGGCAGGACAACCGACGAGGTGAATCCGACGTacaccgaggaggagaaaaccAGGTTCCAAGACCCGGAATATCATCACCAGTATCGCAAGGGGATTATTGATCGGACGAACAAAGCTTACAAACTGGTACGTTTTTATCAACTGCTCAATGGGCCCTGAAACTGATTTGGCTAGTTCTTGAAAGGCAAAAATAACGAAGAGGCCGTGCGCTTCGGCACTGAGCAGATGGCCGCGAAGCTCAATCATGACCCTGAGCTCTGCCGCATACTCATTCCTAAGTGGGAAGTGGGCTGCAGACGTGTTACTCCAGGCCCGGGGTATTTGGAGGCCTTCTCCAAGCCAAACTGCAATCTAACCGACAGCCCTATTACGCACATCAGCGAGAACGCCGTCCACACCACGGACGGAAATGTATTTGAATGCGACGTTGTTATCTGCGCTACCGGCTTCGATGTCTCGCACCGTCCACGGTTCCCACTCATTGGGCAGAACGGGGCGAATCTTGCTGAGAAGTGGGCTGATGAGCCAGAGTCGTACCTCTCAGTCGCGACAGCGGGCTTTCCGAActatttcattttctcggGCCCCAACTCACTCGGCGGACACGGATCCCTCGTTGAAGCCCTAAACTGGACCGGGGACTACTTCGTGAaatggatcaagaagatcgccaCAGAGGATATCAAGTCCGTTGTCCCGAAGAAGTCAGCCGAGGAGGCATTTGTGCGGTACGGTGACGAAGTCCACAAGACGATCGTGTGGACCGGCAGCTGCAAGAGTTGGTATAAGCGGAACAAGGCAAATGGACGAGTCACAGCGCTGTTTGGTGGATCGGCGCTGCTCTTTAATCGGCTAATTAGTGAATTGCGTCCCGAGGATTTCGAGATCGAGTATCATAGCGCAAATAATTTCAGGTTCCTCGGTAATGGGTTCTTGGAGTATGAGATGGATCCGGAGCAGGATCTTTCATGGTACGTTGAGCTACCTGAACCACTGAAGCAGTGATTGGCTTGTGAATGATCATTACATTGTGTTTTTTATATCATATACCTATATAGTAATAAACTTTGTATTCGGTTATCCATTTTGAGTTTGGCTGCGCTGAGTTACacatatatttatatactcCTGCTTCCATCCTCCTAAGACTACCTTGACAACCTCGCGATATATACCCAAAATGTCTATTTCCGCTACAATGCACGCCTGGCGAAAGCACAAAGGCAACCCTGTCCCAGTACCTACCCCTATCATCACACCTCATTCTTGATCCTTCCACTCGCTGACGCGCTAGGTCTGGGAAGAAGTCCCGGTCCCCTCCGTCCCGCCAACTGGGCTTCTCGTGAAGTTACTCGCATCAGGAGGTAGAGCCTCTCACTCATCTCCCCAACCATACGCAATTCGAGCTAACACCCACCAGTGTGCCACAGCGACCAAGCTCTCCTCGACGTCGAGGACCGCCCGCACTTCAATGACGTGTATATCCTCGTCTGTCGCCTGCTTCCCTATTGTACCCAACCTCAAACTAAACAAAGCAGGGCCACGAAGGATGTGGTGAAATCATTGCAATTGGATCCGAAGTGACAGATAATCGATTTGAAATCGTAAGTCTTCGCTCTATGTCTCCTGAGTGTCGAAGCCTGTTGACTATAGCAAACGAATATCTCGATTATATCTAGGGCGGGAAAGTCGCTCTCCTCGCCGTCCCTGGCTGTGGCCTTGACACTTGCTCAGAGTGCTCACGCGACCTGTCTCAGCTCTGTCCTTCTGGTATGCATCACGGAATCGGACAAGACGGGTTCTATGCGGAGTATGTTGGGATTGATGGTCGGGGCGCAGTGCCGCTACCAGATGGTAACCTAACCATATTCCCTCTCTGTCTAGGAAAGCACATCTAGAGACCAACAAAGTCAAATAGATGCTAATAAGAGAGTGATCCAGGCGTACCCCCGGAAGTCGGCGCAATCGCCACCGACGCCGTAACAACCGCCTACCACGGCATAATCCGCCGCGCCCAAGTCCAGTCCCACGAATCCGTCTTCTTGTTCGGACTTGGGGGTTTGGGATTTAACGCACTGCAGATCGTGTATAAGCATATCGGGGCGCGTGTTATTGTCTCAGATCTCCGTCCTGAGAAGCTCGCTGCGGCGAAGTCCTTGGGTATTCCCGACTCGGATATCGTGCCTCCCGGCACATCAGTCCCGGTGTATGTGGCTGAAAGGGGAGTGAAGATTGATACAGTCCTTGATTTTGTGGGTAAACACCAGACATTCGCCGACGCGCAGAAGATCGTCCGACCTGGTGGGAAAGTGCTGTGTATCGGGACGTTGGATCGGGTGAATGAGTTGGATATGAAGAATGGGATTCGGAAGAGACTCAGTTTTGTGTTTTCGTACGGAGGCCAATATCGGGACCTGGTGGATGTCTTGAACCTAATTTCGCAGGGTGTTATCAATCCAAGGGTAAAGACGGGGAGGCTTGAGGAGTTTCCAAGAGTACTGAGAGAGCTGTGTCAGGGAGAGGTTGAGGATCGGATTGCGCTGGTGCCTTAGGTTCTAAATGTTTACCGTTGTGATATGATCTAAGCCGAATGCATTCCTCATATATACTTGGGTATTGGTATATTGGTCTGAAGTAGTGGGACTAAAGGTAACTATCCATTGACACTCGCACTCTTCGGCATCCCGATTCCCACCGCTGCAGTTGTTCCAGCGTCGACAGGAAGTATGACTCCCGTCATCCACCGAGCGTGTGGACCAGCCAGGAAGACTACGGCCGTTGCACAGTCCCAGCCGTTTCCCTCTGTTTGTAGGAGACTACGCTTTCGTCGGGCCTCCCGTGCTTCCTCCGACATGCCTCCGCCGTACATCATGGGTGTGAAAAGCATCTATACCTACGGTTAGCAATGCTTTACGAAATGGTCAGACAAAtaaaaagaggaggatggacGAACCCCCGGACAAACACAATTGACCCGAATCCCATCAGGTGCATGATGCGCCGCCATCGCGCGTGTCAGCTGCACGACTGCCCCCTTGCTCGTGGGATACAGCAGATGCGGTGTCCCTCCCCGAAGTCCAGCGACAGAACCCATGTTAACAATACTCCCACGCATGCCACTGTACTCGTCCCGCTCATTCTGCATCATGGCCGGGATCGCATACTTCGACACAAACACCATGCTCGACACATTCACCTCCAGACTCTTCGCCCACTCTTCCATGTCGACGTCAACGGCGGTTCCTGCTGCACCGGAGATACCAACGTTGTTGACCAGGATATCGAGGCGGTTGAATGTGGTTAGGGCGGTGGACACGATGGATTCACAGTCGCCAGGGTTTGTTACGTCTGCTTGCATGGCTGTTGCGTTGCCGTAGACAGACTTCCCTTCCACCAGTGCATCTTCGGCCTGAGCCTTGATCATATTAACTGTCCTCTCCGCCCACTCCAGATTGCGATCCACGCAGAGAACATTACACCCATCACTCGCGAGGAGGATAGCGATCGCGCGCCCGTTTCCGATTCCATCGCCAAGACAGCCGGCACCCGTGACGATGGCGGTTTTGCCTTGTAGTGAGCGCGAGGGAGGTGTTGTTGGGATTGCGATTTTGGTCATCCTGCCCTATTTTTCCCTTGGCTGAGTAACGTCCGATGGTACGTTGGAGTGATACCGGATAGACGTATACATATGTATGCCACTATTGGGTGAAATGCGGGGTATATAATCTTGGAATTAATATGGGCCGAAGATATTATTCTCCGGTTATCCTTTTTGATTGAGCCGAGGGATTACTTAGTCTAACGCTGTAACTACCCGGCTTGCACTCAGCTCGGCTATTCATGGTTCGAATTGATCCACACGTAGCGCAGGATATACTATGTATCATGGTCATAACACCAGAGGTTATACAATCTAgggtttcttccccccttccgCCGTCCTACCCTTCTCCCAACCCTCCACCCACTGATCCTCAATAATGCGCAACTGCACATCCTGCGTCCTCTTAAAATACCCCTCGGTATAATCATCCATATCTATATCCATAAATCCCTCCTTCGCAACTGATGCCGGGGTAATCATCAGCGAGTGGCCTGGCAAACAATTCCAGATTAGCACAAATATCCCCAACAGTGTTCGGGAATAATGAGAAGATGTACCATTAATAGACCTATCTGTCGCAATCCGCATAAAACACTTGGCAACGTCTTCCTGCGGTGCGAATTCGACACCCTTACTGATCAGCTCGGCTTCGTAAGTGGGTGATCGGATAGCGGATTTGATGTAGCTGTTCCCTTCTATTAGTCTCACGCTTCCATTTGATTGGcagcgaaggagaagggaaaaggacTGGTGTACCAAGGTGCCACGTAATTAATCCTTATACCCTGCTCCCACGAATTCCGTCGTGCAGTACGCATCAAGCCTCGCAGGGCGTATTTGCTGCAAGTGTATTGCCAATTCGCCTGCGCCTGATCGTCAGTCCTACGCGCCATCACTCCTCAATCTACTTTCTGgtacaggaaaagaagaacaagaccaCGTACTGGTGAGTCAATCCAAGCAACCATACTCCCCGTGATAATAAAACACCGATCCCGTTCCTCGGTATCAGGTTGCTTTCGAAAATAGTGCACGGCCAGTTTCCACGTATACAATGTGCCAGTGAGGTTGACATCGACGATCTTTAAATCTGGCTTCACTGGTGCGTCGTTGATATCTACCTCCGTCAATATTATGCCTTTCCCTATATACCCCTCGCTGAGATTACCCGGGAGGTTCTTGGCGAAGGAAGAATGTACGCACCATCCAATGGCCAAAGACTATCCCCACTCGCGCGACTAATCCCCGCATTTGCAATCACAATGTCGCAGCTCTTGCTGGGTGAGTTTGCGATTGCGGCTTCGAAGACGGAGACCTGCTCCTCCCAGGATGTGATGTTGCATTTGACAAATTGCGCATTGCTACAGTCTCGGTCAGGTATTGGCCGGGACCtcggggaaggggaaaaacTAGAGGGGATAGAATACGTACGGTGCAAGTTCTTGCGCGACTTGTTCTCCGCGTTCGATGTTGACATCGGCGATTGTTACGAAGGCGCTGAAAATTGACGTTAGATTTCCCTATATGAGGGCTTTGAGCCCTTGGGCTGGTGGCTTACCCAGCTGCCGCGAACTGCCGGACAGTCGTCTCGCCCATGCCATTTGCGCCTGGATATTCTGTCAGCTCTATACGCAGCTAACTTCTAACAACAACGTACCGCCAGTCACGATCACACTCTTTCCCTGAAGCTTACTCGGATCCGGAGGGATTGTGCAATCCACCGGTCCAGTATACTGGTATGGAGGTAGTTGGGGCATGGTGTAGGTCACAATGTTAAGTAGTCAATGATTTGGAGAAGTTCTAAGTGTAGAGGATATTTTTCAGTGATTTATGCATTATTCTAGGATCATGTCGACAGTTCCCAGTAACGTGGATTGCGGGGAAATTGCCGAGTGCTGAACTTGCCGGCTATCCGCTTTGGGGTAGCCGCTGCTTCACCTCGGATATGGGAATATATACAGCTGTTTAGGACACTTCGACTAATACCCCTCACAGACGAGGGAATCGAACTCTCAAATACTGACTCGGCCATGCGACGTCCACTCCCAGCTTCCACGCGACTCGCAGAACCCACTCCGGCTCCCTTAAAAACTGCCTGCCGATTAATAGGACATCAGCAGAGGGCTCGCTCCCCTGCTTTGCATCCGTCACGTCTGCAGCGTCCTTCGCTTCTTGAGATAGCAGCTTGTCGGCTTCAACAAGGTCTCGTGCCTGCTCTGCCTCCGTGATCATGCCAACGGCGCCAATCAGGAGATTCACGCCGGACTGTTTTAACTCCTTTCGAATTCGAGCGGCGATTTTCGTTTGGTAGTCCTTGGTTAGGAACGAGTTGACTGTTTGCATCGGGTGGTTGCCACCACTGCTCACGTCCAGCAGGTCTACGCCAGCTTCCGGGAGAAGTTTAGCCAACCTGATGGTATCCTCCACCGTCCAGGTGCCGTACTTTGTGCCAATCTCCGTGGATTCCAGCCATTCGGTTGAGCTAACCCGCAGAAATAATGGCATTCCGGCCGGCATTTCCTTCCTAACCGACTCGATGATCTCCAGTAATAGGCGCGTCCGGTTCTCAAAGCTACCCCCATAGGAATCTGTCCTATGGTTCGACACCGGACTCAAGAACTGGTGGATAAGATATCCATGCGCCGCGTGGATCTCAATTACATCTGCACCCGCCTGCACAGCCCTCTTTGCTGCCTTAGCCCAGTCGCCTACCAactccttgatctcatccCCAGTAAGAGCCCGTGGCGGCCAGTAGCCGCCCTCCTCCCGTAGACCGAGGCCATCCCATGTTTGCTCAATCCCCCCAGACggcccaacaacatcatcaggCCAGCCATACTGGTCCTCCCCGGCGCGCAGGCTTGCCTTCCTAAGCTCCGTGCTTCCAGCCACCCACGGCGCTGCGGTACTTGATTTCCTCCCCGCATGCGCTAGCTGAATACCAGCCAGGGCGCCCTGAGATTTCACAAAGTCAAAGACTCGCTTCAGAGCCGGGATTTGCGCATCATCCCAGAGACCAGGGCAATACGGTGAGATTCGGCCGTTTGGCTGGACCCCAGTTGCTTCAACAAATACCAGGGCGGCTCCCTTAAGCGCAAAGTGCCCAAGAGTTGCGATGTGGTAATCTGTTAATGCGCCAATGGAGGGGCCCTCTGGCGCTGTTGAGAATTGACACATAGGAGCCACCGTGATGCGGTTGCGGAGGGTGACATCACGGATTTTGAGCGGGGTGAAGAGTGTAGGAGTTGAGGCATCGATGTTAACAGGGGCCCCTGGGGACTGACGATGCTTGGGAGTGAAATAGCTGACGTTGGGTGCGGGCACGTTGAGCCCTAAGAGGCCAGGGGGTGACACCATCTCTATTTCAGGGCTAGTTGAAGTATTTCAATGCAGGGGCTGGACTTTCGAAGACCAAATTCTACTCCAAGGTTTAACTTCAAGCTTTAAAGAGGTCGAAAATTGTAGCTACTCATGACTTCGCAAGATCGACTGAACAGAGCCTTTTCAATGGCCTGGTGGAAATATGGAAGCTGACGTTTAGCAACTGAACAAATTGGACAATTAGTAAGCATTTATAATCATTTACACAAGATTTAGATATCTTATCTATGCACTGGTGATAATTCGGGGGCTTCATATAGGTGAAATTCTATGGAACATCCTCTGGACAGACCCGTCTTAGACCACAACTGCCGAGGTTCCTCGTTTCAAAGCCGAGCCGTGCCGAAGATATCGAACTAGACTGTAGAACCCTTGAGGATAACCAACACCTACGTTCTGCATTCCGCAAGAACCAAGAGAAATCATGTCGCAAGAGACGTCGCTAAACAAAACGAGAACTTCCGGCACGAAGGGTGAAAGATTGGACAACCTCCTGCAGTTTCTCGAGACGCATCCCATTTCTAAGGAAACCCTGGACCATTTCGGTGCCATTCCATGGACCTAAAAGTACTTGACCGACTCAGCCTACAGGGCAATTCCAACATATGGTCGCGTTCGAAAATCAGACAGCAGTGAGGACTACTTGTTCGCCCAAACCATGAACACTCCAACTACAATCCCACACTTCCTTACACTCCAGCGAAAAGATTTCTTTCCGCCGCCTGAAAGTCCGAGAGGGACCATATCGCTCAGCGCAGGCCCGCGGACGACTTCATACCGCGCCCCAGAATATCCAGACTGTATTACGCTCCTTGAGTTAGGGTCTGCCGCGCTGGACGGCCACTATGGAATACTTCATGGTGGGATAGCCGGAGCGACTTTGGACGAGACGCTGGGCCTCACGGCCTCGTTACATCTGGCTCCACGTTCTCAACAGGGACTTTTAGGGTTTACGGCGACTTTGAATGTTACATATCGGACACCTGTGTTCACTCCGAGTACTGTGGCTGTTCGCAGCTGGGTGGAGGCACGTGAGGGGCGCAAGTGGGTATGCAAGGGACAGATTGTGGATGCAGATGGAGTTGTTCTGACAGAGGCGGAGGTTTTAATGCTCACTAAAGTCCAGAAATCTACCTTGTAAGAACGCCAATATTGAAATATTTTCAGAATACATACCTTTCGGACCCGAAGGATCACTAATCCTAATCCCCGATGCACGTCGGGAAACCCCTGGTAAACTTATACATGAGTGTCTACTACTTATAGCAGCCGTGCCTAAGCTTCTTCGTTATAACAGTACATTTCGGCTTTAGGGCTCGGGTAGGCATCTTCTTGGATGCGAGAAGAGACTTGGAAAAAGCCGCTCGATATCGACCACTGAGCATTTTGATGGGTGGAAGTAATGGACGACTTTGTTCCTCAAGTGAACTATGGAGTAATTCCGGCAACTCTCATATAGATCACTAATCCTCGGTCATGACACacaataataaaataatctTATATGCCTCGGTGGATAAATAATCACTGCGAATACAACACGGTAAATACAACCCAGTTGTCTATAGAATAATATTAAGATGGGTTTACGCCTTTCGAGATTGAAATCAGAACTCTTTTAAACCCTCTATTAATCACTGTATAACAAGATATTACCGCTGCATACCATCAATCCACGCGATACTCACTCAATCACAATGCCGTCTATGAACTATCAAGTCTTGATTACCGGAGAGCAGGACACTAAGATTGCTCAGAAACGACGAAATATCTTTCTTCGACCCTTCCTCCTGTTCTGGCTCAATTCTCTTTTCGCAGAGATCATTTTCTTGGCCGTTGGCGTTTTTATTATGACGGGGACTCGGGACCTTCTTTACAAGGTTTTATGGACTCTGGTCTTCTGTCCATTGGGAATGGGTGGCGCGATGGGAGGTCTTATCAACTGCTTCATTGTCGACCACTACTACGGCAAAAGAGCGGCACATTTCACAGGTATCCTCTCGCTGCTCATACTTAGCAGTTGCAACTATCTATGCTATAATCTCGATCGACATTTCGGTTGGTTTGGGGCGACTGAACATCCCCTGTGGTTTCATTGGCGCTACCCAATGATTTGGCTGGTTGGTTACGTCAATGGACTTCTGTTGTTCACAGATCGAGGTCAGGGGCGATTGGCGAAGCTTGGGCTTTGAATGTCCGATATCGGTGAATGGATGGGAGGGCAGTCCTTGTGTTCCTACGTCTCGAATTAGGCAGCCTTATCAACTACCTACCCGACCATCCTCTTGCCATGTATTCGTTTTTGATGTGCAACATTGGCGGTTGGCAGATGGACTTGGGATGCTGCACACTTATTTTAGCAATTAAAAGTCGGGATTGGGGATCTGATATGCAACTGTGCGTACCGTACATGGCAGCTGGTTACTTTGCAAGATTTGGATGTGTATAGAGTCCTGCTCCTGTCACTGCTGGTGTGCATCTTACGAGGAGTAATATAACGTGCGACATCCACCATTTTTGATCACTAGGAGAGTCTCCGCATTACTAGCACAGTTTTTATTATATGTCAATATATGCGATGTAACAGTTTGTATGCTGGTGTGTTGAAATGTAACTTGCTTTATAGACTCTGCTAAACATTGGGAGAAATATCTCCTGAGAGGCCCGTTTTTGGAGTCCTCGAATAGGTGAGTAAGGCGTCTGGCAGTCTTTAGTAGACGGTTACACCCATATCCTCCGAATATTTCTGGCCTTCATTTGGGTTCACTATCAAGTGCTAATCCATTTTTGCACACGGTAGTATTATCCTAATGAGGAAAACAGTGTTTCGATGAGCAAGGCAGTGAAGTGCCACTGATCATCAGCTACGTTCGACGATCATCAGTTGCCTTTCAGCTGAAAGCCTCCCCGCATCAAGTAATTCGACTGAGAGATAAGCAGCTTGCCACCAACTGTCGCTGAGTTTGTACCCCTCGCAGTGAATATCGTAATATCACCATTACAAGAAGTATGTAGCGGTACCATAGACCGTGCCTAGAACAAAAAGCCCCGCATTCTGGGATGTTCTCTATCGGAAAACAGGATTGCACAATCGTAGCTTGCTGAAGGAATATAGTCTTGCATAATCTGCCCTGATATGTTATTGGTCCTCACACCTTGCAACCTGTAAGCGCTGCAGCGAatatcaaggaagagcatGCAGGTCTCGAACCTATCTTCTGTGGAGGAATCAACGTCAGCGACTACGCCCCCCACATGTTCATACCGGAGACTTGCATATCGTTCGCCATAGGAACCGCGGACAAACCATTCCCCTCACGGGAGATGCCGATCATCAGCTCCCCACTCTTCACAATATCTGGTTATCTACCAATAAGGTTGTCCACAGTGTCACTTCGGGAAGCGGCTATAGAGGAGTAGTCTCCACTGCGATAACAGCAGGCGAATGTTGGGTTACGTGGTAGTCATTGATTCGTATTTTGCTGTGGCGGGAAAGTGGGTCGGCATACATGACCTGAAAGGATCCCTTAGTAATAGATATGCAGGTTGTTGCACATAATAGCCGGCTGTCAACCATGGTATGGCGAAGGTACCAGG
The sequence above is a segment of the Aspergillus oryzae RIB40 DNA, chromosome 3 genome. Coding sequences within it:
- a CDS encoding flavin-containing monooxygenase (predicted flavoprotein involved in K+ transport), with the translated sequence MAISTEQLAANGHTNGHTNGTATPLDSSSTSEKPVHPRSVPLNREYGYTPRKLRIITIGAGFSGLLMAHKIQHRFKELEEYVTHTIFEMRKDIGGTWLVNDYPGVQCDVPAHIYAFPFDPNPNWTKFYASGPEIQAYIKNTVAKWNLDRDVQLNTRVVGARWNENDGVWKVTVERDGVQRDEFAEILISGQGVLCHPSWPTIPGLRQFKGKVVHSAEWDHGFDYSHKRIAVIGNGSSGIQITPQMANLPGTEVVNFVRGGGWIYYRIPPSRHLGRTTDEVNPTYTEEEKTRFQDPEYHHQYRKGIIDRTNKAYKLFLKGKNNEEAVRFGTEQMAAKLNHDPELCRILIPKWEVGCRRVTPGPGYLEAFSKPNCNLTDSPITHISENAVHTTDGNVFECDVVICATGFDVSHRPRFPLIGQNGANLAEKWADEPESYLSVATAGFPNYFIFSGPNSLGGHGSLVEALNWTGDYFVKWIKKIATEDIKSVVPKKSAEEAFVRYGDEVHKTIVWTGSCKSWYKRNKANGRVTALFGGSALLFNRLISELRPEDFEIEYHSANNFRFLGNGFLEYEMDPEQDLSWYVELPEPLKQ
- a CDS encoding SDR family NAD(P)-dependent oxidoreductase (dehydrogenases with different specificities (related to short-chain alcohol dehydrogenases)) gives rise to the protein MTKIAIPTTPPSRSLQGKTAIVTGAGCLGDGIGNGRAIAILLASDGCNVLCVDRNLEWAERTVNMIKAQAEDALVEGKSVYGNATAMQADVTNPGDCESIVSTALTTFNRLDILVNNVGISGAAGTAVDVDMEEWAKSLEVNVSSMVFVSKYAIPAMMQNERDEYSGMRGSIVNMGSVAGLRGGTPHLLYPTSKGAVVQLTRAMAAHHAPDGIRVNCVCPGMLFTPMMYGGGMSEEAREARRKRSLLQTEGNGWDCATAVVFLAGPHARWMTGVILPVDAGTTAAVGIGMPKSASVNG
- a CDS encoding uncharacterized protein (predicted protein), translating into MRTARRNSWEQGIRINYVAPWYTSPFPFSFAANQMEAYIKSAIRSPTYEAELISKGVEFAPQEDVAKCFMRIATDRSINGHSLMITPASVAKEGFMDIDMDDYTEGYFKRTQDVQLRIIEDQWVEGWEKGRTAEGGKKP
- a CDS encoding NADH:flavin oxidoreductase/NADH oxidase (NADH:flavin oxidoreductase/12-oxophytodienoate reductase) gives rise to the protein MVSPPGLLGLNVPAPNVSYFTPKHRQSPGAPVNIDASTPTLFTPLKIRDVTLRNRITVAPMCQFSTAPEGPSIGALTDYHIATLGHFALKGAALVFVEATGVQPNGRISPYCPGLWDDAQIPALKRVFDFVKSQGALAGIQLAHAGRKSSTAAPWVAGSTELRKASLRAGEDQYGWPDDVVGPSGGIEQTWDGLGLREEGGYWPPRALTGDEIKELVGDWAKAAKRAVQAGADVIEIHAAHGYLIHQFLSPVSNHRTDSYGGSFENRTRLLLEIIESVRKEMPAGMPLFLRVSSTEWLESTEIGTKYGTWTVEDTIRLAKLLPEAGVDLLDVSSGGNHPMQTVNSFLTKDYQTKIAARIRKELKQSGVNLLIGAVGMITEAEQARDLVEADKLLSQEAKDAADVTDAKQGSEPSADVLLIGRQFLREPEWVLRVAWKLGVDVAWPSQYLRAQMAWARRLSGSSRQLGKPPAQGLKALI
- a CDS encoding PaaI family thioesterase (predicted protein) — encoded protein: MSQETSLNKTRTSGTKGERLDNLLQFLETHPISKETLDHFAYRAIPTYGRVRKSDSSEDYLFAQTMNTPTTIPHFLTLQRKDFFPPPESPRGTISLSAGPRTTSYRAPEYPDCITLLELGSAALDGHYGILHGGIAGATLDETLGLTASLHLAPRSQQGLLGFTATLNVTYRTPVFTPSTVAVRSWVEAREGRKWVCKGQIVDADGVVLTEAEVLMLTKVQKSTL